The Flavobacterium sp. 123 genome contains a region encoding:
- a CDS encoding lipopolysaccharide assembly protein LapB, with protein sequence MRKQTLVLIFFGMFCIPVSLVAQTEPEEITIVNNEFQDSFYESLLQKGIENYDKAIIALEKCLMIEPNNATVYFELGKNYLALKNYQNAYNSFEHATQLDPNNKWFWEGMYDVSYQTKNYTQAIAVINKLIPLDQGYKDDLISLYMVTNQYDKALLLINELNDKFGNTEERELYKIQILSGGKYQDEEIANLISQINKNPKEESNYINLIFLYSKNNDSDKVLEIAKKLELAIPTSEWAQVSLFKSYLDKNDAVKAIQAMNIVLASNKIDSKIKHRILNEFLIFVNVNPQYTTDLEKAIRYFDNDKEVNVTKEIGKFYHNKKQWGIAIKYYEQSLKNSTSDDIETNLLLLQAYTEIGQFELVSKKATEMMETFPTQPQFYYYLGLSNNQLGQFKKAKEVLEMGLDYLVEDLTLEINFNIQLGEAYNGLGDFKKKEIYFSKANQLIKQK encoded by the coding sequence ATGAGAAAACAGACTTTAGTACTAATCTTCTTTGGGATGTTTTGCATTCCAGTTTCGCTTGTGGCGCAAACAGAACCAGAAGAAATTACTATAGTTAACAATGAGTTTCAAGATTCTTTTTATGAATCATTGCTGCAAAAAGGGATTGAGAATTACGACAAGGCTATTATTGCTTTAGAAAAATGTTTGATGATTGAGCCTAATAATGCAACGGTTTATTTTGAATTGGGTAAAAATTATTTGGCTTTAAAAAATTATCAAAATGCCTATAATTCTTTCGAACATGCCACACAGTTAGATCCTAATAATAAGTGGTTTTGGGAAGGAATGTACGATGTAAGTTATCAAACTAAAAATTATACTCAAGCAATAGCGGTGATTAATAAATTGATTCCTTTAGATCAAGGCTATAAAGACGATTTGATTTCCTTATATATGGTTACAAATCAATATGATAAAGCACTTTTATTGATTAACGAACTGAATGATAAATTTGGAAATACAGAAGAAAGAGAACTATATAAAATACAGATTTTATCCGGAGGTAAATATCAAGACGAGGAAATAGCCAATCTAATTAGCCAAATCAATAAAAATCCAAAGGAAGAATCGAATTATATTAATTTAATTTTCTTGTATTCAAAAAACAATGATTCGGATAAAGTACTAGAAATAGCTAAAAAATTAGAATTAGCAATTCCAACTTCTGAATGGGCACAAGTAAGTTTATTTAAAAGTTATTTGGACAAAAACGATGCGGTCAAGGCCATACAAGCAATGAATATTGTTCTAGCAAGTAACAAAATTGATTCAAAAATAAAGCACAGAATACTCAATGAGTTTTTAATCTTTGTCAATGTAAATCCGCAATACACAACAGATTTAGAAAAAGCAATAAGGTATTTTGATAATGATAAAGAAGTTAATGTTACTAAGGAAATTGGAAAATTTTATCACAATAAAAAGCAATGGGGAATAGCTATTAAATACTACGAGCAGTCGTTAAAAAATAGCACATCAGATGATATTGAAACCAATTTACTTTTGCTTCAAGCTTACACCGAAATAGGACAATTTGAATTGGTGTCTAAAAAAGCAACAGAAATGATGGAGACCTTCCCAACACAACCTCAATTCTATTATTATTTGGGTTTGTCAAACAATCAATTGGGACAATTCAAAAAAGCCAAAGAAGTATTGGAAATGGGATTGGATTATTTAGTGGAAGATCTCACTTTAGAAATTAATTTTAATATTCAATTAGGAGAAGCCTACAATGGTTTGGGAGATTTCAAGAAAAAAGAGATCTATTTCTCTAAAGCGAATCAATTAATAAAACAAAAATAA
- a CDS encoding circularly permuted type 2 ATP-grasp protein, with protein sequence MKKNMKLTPKLNINGWDEMFSNEGVRDSYRQVLAKLQTSDHEYLSDKQKQAADFFMNQGITFTVYSDDNQGIERIFPFDIIPRIITKNEWTEVESGIKQRLAALNLFLEDVYNNQNIIKDGIIPASLIASCPHYIQEVHGIKVPHNIHVHIAGIDLIRGAKGEFYVLEDNLRCPSGVSYMLENREITKRIFPKMLSSNHVRMVSNYPMIFHNILVSLSPRNISNPNVVLLTPGIYNSAYYEHTFLARQMGIPLVEGRDLVVNNNKVYMKTTSGLHQVDVIYRRLDDEYLDPLVFKPDSTLGIPGLISAYRQGNVALVNAVGNGVADDKAVYAYVPDMIKYYLNEEPILKNVPTYQMENIDERELVFADMGNMVIKETNQSGGYGMIMGNKATDEELENAKIAICNNPRNFIAQPIIQLSTVPCLIDGELKLRHVDLRPYALCGPKGVEIVPGGLTRVALTEGSLVVNSSQGGGSKDTWIIQ encoded by the coding sequence ATGAAAAAAAATATGAAATTGACACCTAAATTAAACATTAATGGATGGGACGAAATGTTTTCAAATGAAGGAGTACGTGATTCGTACCGCCAAGTATTAGCAAAGTTACAAACTTCAGATCATGAATATCTGAGCGATAAACAAAAACAAGCAGCCGATTTTTTCATGAATCAGGGGATTACATTTACTGTTTATAGCGATGATAATCAGGGAATAGAACGAATTTTTCCGTTTGATATTATTCCCAGAATTATTACAAAAAACGAATGGACCGAAGTCGAATCAGGAATAAAACAAAGATTAGCGGCGCTAAATTTATTTTTAGAAGATGTTTATAATAATCAAAATATTATAAAAGACGGAATAATCCCCGCTTCTTTAATTGCTTCTTGTCCGCATTATATTCAAGAGGTTCATGGTATAAAAGTGCCTCATAATATTCACGTACACATTGCTGGTATTGACTTAATTCGTGGTGCAAAAGGAGAATTCTATGTCTTGGAAGATAATTTAAGATGCCCTAGTGGCGTAAGTTACATGCTTGAAAACAGAGAGATTACAAAACGTATTTTTCCAAAAATGCTGTCTTCTAATCATGTTCGTATGGTGAGTAATTATCCTATGATTTTTCATAACATTCTTGTTTCATTGTCTCCAAGAAATATTTCAAATCCAAATGTAGTTTTGTTAACTCCTGGTATTTATAATTCTGCTTATTACGAACATACATTTTTAGCAAGACAAATGGGAATCCCATTGGTTGAAGGTAGAGACCTTGTTGTTAACAACAATAAAGTATATATGAAAACCACATCAGGCCTTCATCAAGTTGATGTAATTTATAGAAGATTAGATGATGAATATCTTGACCCTTTAGTTTTTAAACCAGACAGTACATTAGGAATTCCAGGTCTAATTAGCGCTTACAGACAAGGAAATGTAGCCTTAGTAAATGCGGTTGGAAATGGGGTTGCGGACGACAAAGCAGTATATGCTTATGTTCCGGATATGATAAAATATTATCTAAACGAAGAGCCAATTCTTAAAAACGTTCCTACTTACCAAATGGAAAATATCGATGAGCGCGAATTAGTTTTTGCAGATATGGGAAACATGGTTATAAAAGAAACCAATCAAAGTGGTGGTTACGGAATGATAATGGGAAATAAAGCAACTGATGAGGAACTAGAAAATGCAAAAATTGCCATTTGTAATAACCCTAGAAATTTTATTGCACAGCCTATAATTCAGTTGAGTACGGTTCCTTGTTTAATTGATGGCGAATTAAAACTCCGACATGTGGATTTAAGGCCCTATGCTTTATGTGGTCCAAAAGGAGTTGAAATAGTACCCGGAGGATTAACTAGAGTTGCGCTTACCGAAGGATCCTTAGTGGTGAATTCTTCACAAGGAGGAGGAAGTAAAGACACTTGGATTATACAATAA
- the recA gene encoding recombinase RecA: MSSEKEAKLKALQLTLDKLDKTYGKGTVMKMGDKAIEEVETISSGSLGIDLALGVGGYPKGRIIEIYGPESSGKTTLTLHAIAEAQKAGGIAAFIDAEHAFDRNYAEKLGVDIENLIISQPDNGEQALEIAENLIRSGAIDIVVIDSVAALTPKSEIEGEMGDSKMGLHARLMSQALRKLTGTISKTHCTVFFINQLREKIGVMFGNPETTTGGNALKFYASVRLDIRRSSQIKDGDNVIGNRTKVKVVKNKVAPPFKVAEFDIMYGEGVSKTGEILDLAVEFEIIKKAGSWFSYGETKLGQGRDAVKSLIKDNPELADELEVKIKAHIKELANA, encoded by the coding sequence ATGAGTTCAGAGAAAGAAGCTAAATTAAAAGCGCTACAACTTACGCTTGACAAACTAGATAAAACCTACGGAAAAGGTACGGTAATGAAAATGGGGGACAAAGCCATCGAAGAAGTAGAAACTATTTCTTCCGGTTCTTTAGGAATTGACCTAGCCCTTGGAGTTGGTGGATATCCAAAAGGAAGAATTATAGAAATATATGGTCCTGAATCATCTGGTAAAACAACCTTAACACTTCATGCCATTGCTGAAGCTCAAAAAGCAGGCGGAATAGCGGCTTTTATAGATGCTGAGCATGCTTTTGACCGAAATTATGCAGAAAAACTAGGTGTTGATATTGAAAATTTAATCATTTCTCAACCCGATAATGGAGAACAAGCATTAGAAATTGCGGAGAATTTAATTCGTTCTGGTGCCATTGATATTGTTGTTATTGACTCTGTTGCAGCATTGACTCCAAAAAGTGAAATTGAAGGTGAAATGGGAGATTCTAAAATGGGTCTTCACGCACGATTAATGTCACAAGCGTTACGTAAATTGACAGGAACTATCAGCAAAACGCATTGTACCGTTTTCTTTATTAATCAATTAAGAGAGAAAATTGGAGTAATGTTTGGTAACCCAGAAACAACAACTGGTGGTAATGCATTAAAATTTTATGCTTCGGTACGTTTAGATATTCGTCGTTCATCACAAATAAAAGATGGTGACAACGTAATTGGAAACAGAACGAAAGTAAAAGTGGTAAAAAACAAAGTTGCTCCTCCTTTCAAAGTAGCTGAATTTGATATTATGTACGGTGAAGGAGTTTCTAAAACTGGAGAGATTTTAGACTTAGCTGTTGAATTTGAAATTATCAAAAAAGCAGGTTCTTGGTTTAGCTATGGCGAGACAAAACTTGGACAAGGAAGAGATGCTGTTAAGTCTTTAATAAAAGACAATCCAGAATTAGCAGATGAGCTAGAAGTAAAAATCAAAGCACATATTAAAGAATTGGCAAATGCCTAA
- a CDS encoding murein hydrolase activator EnvC: MPKFLLSLIFIFMTSFIWSQETQQEKLEQRKAQIQQEIRENEKLLQSVKKKEKTAVNVIVIQSNKIKLKEKLINTTEKQAKLLSNDMYINQLQINKLKRELVVLKEDYAKMIVKSYKSRSEESRAMFILSSENFLQAYKRAQYMKQYTSYRKIQGEEIKVKSKDLVQYNDKLDVQKTAKKKLIAENEKERLALEKEKQEQQKLVNSIKKDKNKIAADIKKKQQEARSIDKQINRLIREAIAESNRRAALEKAKAKALANANLKAESKTTTKAETKAESKKMEREAAAAPVSSTKIELTPEAKIVADNFRANRGRLPFPVERGFISLGYGDQAHPVYKSLMIHNSGVEITTDQGANARAVFDGVVSSVIVLSPVNKAVMIQHGDFFTVYQNLSSVSVSKGEHVNRKQNIGKVRTNGETGKTIIKFLILQNTTYNNPASWLSM, from the coding sequence ATGCCAAAATTTCTCCTAAGCCTAATTTTTATTTTTATGACTTCATTTATATGGAGCCAAGAAACGCAACAAGAAAAATTAGAGCAACGAAAAGCTCAGATTCAACAAGAAATTAGAGAAAACGAAAAGCTATTACAGTCTGTTAAGAAAAAAGAAAAAACAGCTGTAAATGTAATTGTTATCCAAAGCAATAAGATAAAGCTTAAAGAAAAACTAATTAATACTACCGAAAAGCAAGCCAAGCTTTTGAGTAATGATATGTATATTAATCAACTGCAAATCAATAAACTTAAAAGAGAATTAGTTGTGCTCAAAGAAGATTATGCTAAGATGATTGTTAAGTCATATAAAAGCCGTTCGGAAGAAAGTAGAGCAATGTTTATTTTGTCTTCAGAAAACTTTTTGCAAGCCTATAAAAGAGCGCAGTATATGAAACAATATACTAGTTATCGAAAAATTCAAGGAGAAGAAATAAAAGTAAAATCTAAAGATCTTGTTCAATATAATGACAAACTTGATGTTCAAAAAACGGCTAAGAAGAAGTTGATTGCTGAGAATGAAAAAGAGAGATTAGCTTTAGAAAAAGAAAAACAAGAGCAACAAAAATTAGTAAATTCTATCAAGAAGGATAAAAATAAAATTGCTGCTGACATCAAGAAAAAACAACAAGAAGCAAGGTCTATTGACAAACAAATTAACAGGTTAATTAGAGAAGCAATTGCAGAATCAAACAGAAGAGCAGCTTTAGAAAAAGCAAAAGCAAAAGCATTGGCTAATGCAAATTTAAAAGCAGAATCTAAAACAACTACGAAGGCAGAAACAAAAGCGGAATCTAAAAAAATGGAGCGTGAAGCCGCAGCTGCACCTGTATCTTCAACAAAAATTGAACTAACACCTGAAGCTAAAATCGTAGCGGATAATTTTAGAGCAAATAGAGGAAGATTACCATTTCCTGTGGAAAGAGGTTTTATTTCTTTAGGATATGGCGACCAAGCACATCCAGTATACAAATCATTGATGATTCACAACAGCGGTGTCGAAATCACTACAGATCAAGGTGCTAATGCAAGAGCTGTTTTTGATGGAGTTGTTTCTAGTGTAATCGTTTTATCGCCTGTAAATAAAGCAGTAATGATTCAACACGGAGATTTCTTTACGGTATATCAAAACCTAAGTTCAGTAAGTGTAAGCAAAGGAGAGCATGTTAACCGAAAGCAAAATATTGGAAAAGTAAGAACCAATGGAGAAACTGGGAAAACAATAATTAAGTTTTTAATTCTTCAAAATACTACTTATAACAATCCTGCAAGTTGGTTGTCAATGTAA
- a CDS encoding alpha-E domain-containing protein: MKVNMLSRVADGMFWLDRYMERTDGMMLTLNTFYILSFDKEIENYQGFKPLLEYYTDLPKEKIKEIQHDTTFILKYIICDSQNHNSVKNLVNKARENARGSQDKITKELWEHINSLYHYINSPELPKKLETSSALKIVTKLNKDFLLYNGILQVTMPRGSGWCFSGIGKHIERCLQTISLTQAYYAPINYNLEGDEDLLYWRRLLLSLSGYEMYLKSYSNIPHNRKVVQQVIFNKDFAHSVIYTLELISDHLTYLFRDNTLSEARTLNNQFGRLKSYVEYTDYHNLSNHQLEEVLNNTKAQLNQFSTDFSKLFFSYT; encoded by the coding sequence ATGAAAGTAAATATGCTAAGTCGAGTGGCAGATGGAATGTTTTGGTTAGACCGATACATGGAGAGAACAGATGGAATGATGTTAACGCTGAATACCTTTTACATCCTGTCTTTTGACAAAGAAATAGAGAATTATCAAGGTTTCAAACCATTATTAGAATACTATACTGATCTGCCTAAAGAAAAAATAAAAGAGATTCAACACGATACTACATTTATTCTTAAATATATTATTTGTGATAGTCAAAACCATAATTCAGTAAAAAACTTAGTGAATAAAGCGCGCGAAAATGCAAGAGGTTCTCAAGATAAAATAACCAAAGAACTTTGGGAACACATCAATTCATTATATCATTATATCAATTCTCCTGAATTACCAAAAAAACTAGAAACCTCAAGTGCTTTGAAGATTGTAACGAAACTCAACAAAGATTTCTTGCTCTATAACGGAATTCTTCAAGTAACTATGCCAAGAGGTTCTGGTTGGTGCTTTTCAGGTATTGGAAAACATATTGAAAGATGCTTGCAAACTATTTCTTTAACACAAGCCTATTACGCGCCAATTAATTACAACCTTGAAGGCGATGAGGATTTATTATATTGGAGAAGATTATTGTTGTCTTTATCTGGTTACGAAATGTATCTAAAAAGCTATAGCAATATTCCTCACAATCGTAAAGTTGTTCAACAAGTTATTTTTAATAAAGATTTTGCTCATTCTGTAATATATACTTTAGAATTAATCAGCGATCATTTAACTTATTTATTCCGAGACAATACACTAAGTGAAGCTCGAACATTGAACAATCAATTTGGAAGACTTAAAAGCTATGTTGAATATACGGATTATCATAATCTAAGCAATCACCAACTAGAAGAAGTTCTGAACAATACGAAAGCACAATTAAATCAATTTTCAACTGATTTTTCTAAATTATTCTTTTCATATACATAA
- a CDS encoding DUF4292 domain-containing protein, whose amino-acid sequence MNKIALLLLLIFVVSCKSKSAVVASSIDATHLPVNTIIENHYNNKNKFSTLYIKANARYADEKQTQNVTAEIKIKKDEQILISIRFLGITMAKALITPNAVNYYEKINGSYFEGDFSGLSKWLGADLDYNKIQNMLLGEAFDDLNTGKYNETFAEQVYRLDDFSNGNIKKSFFLDATTFLIQKQEITQAAEDRMIQVGYSDSREYNGTVIPSNVSINTFQKKGKTEINLNYNTITLNEELSFPYSVPNGYKRIIIK is encoded by the coding sequence ATGAATAAAATTGCCCTTTTACTACTACTTATTTTTGTAGTTTCATGTAAGTCAAAATCAGCGGTTGTAGCATCAAGTATTGACGCAACACATTTGCCGGTAAATACTATAATAGAAAATCACTACAACAATAAAAATAAATTTTCTACATTATATATAAAAGCAAATGCTCGATATGCAGATGAAAAACAGACTCAAAATGTTACGGCCGAGATAAAAATTAAAAAAGACGAGCAAATTTTAATCAGCATTCGTTTTTTAGGAATAACAATGGCCAAAGCATTAATTACACCTAATGCGGTGAACTATTACGAGAAGATTAATGGAAGTTATTTTGAAGGCGATTTCAGCGGATTGAGCAAATGGCTTGGCGCAGATTTAGATTACAATAAAATTCAAAACATGCTTTTAGGCGAAGCTTTTGATGATTTGAATACTGGAAAATACAACGAAACGTTCGCCGAACAAGTATATAGATTAGATGATTTTTCGAATGGAAATATTAAAAAATCATTCTTTTTAGATGCAACTACTTTTTTGATTCAAAAACAAGAAATAACACAAGCCGCTGAAGATCGAATGATTCAAGTAGGATATTCAGACAGTCGAGAATATAACGGTACTGTAATACCATCGAATGTATCAATAAATACGTTCCAGAAAAAAGGGAAAACCGAAATCAATTTAAATTACAATACAATCACCCTTAACGAAGAACTTTCTTTTCCATATAGTGTTCCAAATGGGTACAAAAGAATTATAATTAAGTAA
- a CDS encoding 1-acyl-sn-glycerol-3-phosphate acyltransferase, producing the protein MRIIKIGFWLFWRIWFYVLMAIPILIMLPFLVISIWTEKGYPYFFKMARLWAKFILFGMGFYYKVEKSEELDSNKSYMIVANHTSMADIMLMLAVIKNPFVFVGKKELSKIPLFGFFYKRTCILVDRSCSKSRMEVFNSAEKRIKRGLSVCIFPEGGVPNDEKIVLDTFKDGAFRLAIEHQIPILPITFGDNKKRFSYTFFSGSPGIMRVKIHSLVQTLGKKGVDRKEIREEVYDIIHKQLIDFEKEI; encoded by the coding sequence ATGAGAATAATTAAAATTGGTTTTTGGTTGTTTTGGCGCATATGGTTTTATGTGCTAATGGCTATTCCTATACTTATTATGTTGCCATTTTTGGTCATTTCTATATGGACAGAAAAAGGGTATCCTTATTTCTTTAAGATGGCTCGATTATGGGCAAAATTTATTCTTTTCGGAATGGGGTTTTATTATAAAGTTGAAAAATCCGAAGAATTAGATTCCAATAAAAGTTATATGATTGTTGCTAATCATACTTCAATGGCTGATATTATGTTGATGCTGGCTGTTATTAAAAACCCATTTGTTTTTGTAGGTAAAAAAGAATTATCAAAAATTCCATTGTTTGGATTTTTCTACAAAAGAACTTGCATTTTAGTGGATAGAAGTTGTTCTAAAAGCCGAATGGAAGTTTTCAATAGTGCAGAAAAGAGAATTAAGCGCGGGCTGAGTGTTTGCATTTTTCCTGAAGGAGGTGTTCCTAATGATGAGAAAATAGTTTTAGATACATTTAAAGATGGTGCTTTTAGATTAGCAATAGAACATCAAATTCCAATTCTTCCAATTACCTTTGGCGATAATAAAAAAAGATTTTCGTATACTTTTTTTAGTGGTAGCCCAGGAATTATGAGAGTAAAAATCCATTCGCTCGTTCAGACTTTGGGTAAAAAAGGAGTAGATAGGAAAGAAATTAGAGAAGAAGTTTATGATATAATTCATAAACAATTGATCGATTTTGAAAAAGAAATTTAA
- a CDS encoding transglutaminase family protein, which translates to MALFKIIHITKYQYNWPIKESINEIRLFPHNFDNQDVLQHQLLITNSPEIYISEDCFGNRVGNFNTLETHSEMVIESRMLVRVNHSLKIPEIESTTIEDLTEEKEKSINLLRLCYPEVIEKQNEINAILDKIDFKNKSIIEIAQRCNEYVFSNFTYTKGITNIETTVDEILEIKKGVCQDFAHVLLQLLRTAGIPSRYVSGYICPNESGLRGEGATHAWVEIYSPKQGWLGLDPTNNIWTMENHVKLSVGRNFTDCTPVKGTFKGLAKQTLSVSVSIGYEDGRQFEEINNVLLEVVSTQLQEQLDYIENMQQQQQ; encoded by the coding sequence ATGGCACTTTTTAAAATAATCCACATTACAAAATACCAATATAATTGGCCTATAAAAGAAAGCATCAACGAGATTCGTTTGTTTCCACATAACTTTGACAATCAAGATGTGTTACAACATCAGCTTTTGATAACTAATAGTCCTGAGATATACATTTCTGAAGATTGTTTTGGGAATCGTGTAGGGAACTTCAACACCTTAGAAACACATTCCGAAATGGTAATCGAATCACGAATGTTAGTTCGTGTAAATCATTCGTTGAAAATTCCAGAAATAGAAAGCACTACTATAGAGGATTTAACAGAAGAAAAAGAAAAAAGCATTAACCTGCTAAGACTTTGTTATCCAGAAGTTATTGAAAAACAAAACGAAATCAATGCTATTTTAGATAAAATAGACTTTAAAAACAAATCTATTATAGAAATTGCACAACGGTGTAATGAATATGTTTTTTCTAATTTTACTTACACAAAAGGAATCACCAATATTGAAACAACTGTTGATGAGATTTTAGAAATCAAAAAGGGCGTTTGTCAAGATTTTGCACATGTTCTATTGCAACTGCTTCGCACTGCAGGAATCCCTTCACGCTATGTAAGCGGATATATCTGTCCTAACGAAAGCGGTCTTCGTGGTGAAGGCGCTACGCATGCTTGGGTTGAAATTTACTCCCCAAAACAAGGTTGGCTTGGTTTAGATCCTACAAATAATATTTGGACGATGGAAAACCATGTAAAACTATCCGTTGGAAGAAATTTCACCGATTGTACTCCTGTAAAAGGAACATTCAAAGGACTTGCTAAACAAACACTTTCAGTATCCGTATCAATCGGCTATGAAGATGGAAGGCAGTTTGAAGAAATAAACAATGTTCTTTTAGAAGTCGTTTCAACTCAACTACAAGAACAATTAGATTATATCGAAAACATGCAGCAACAGCAGCAATAA
- the dut gene encoding dUTP diphosphatase codes for MTIKIINKSQHDLPNYETIASAGMDLRANLSESITLQPLGRIIVKTGLFIELPIGYEAQVRPRSGLAAKKGITVLNSPGTVDADYRGEIGVILVNLSNDVFVIENGERIAQLIIAKHERADWIEVEELSETSRGEGGFGSTGVK; via the coding sequence ATGACTATAAAAATAATCAACAAATCACAGCATGACCTACCAAACTATGAAACCATAGCTTCAGCAGGAATGGATTTAAGAGCCAATTTATCAGAATCTATAACCTTGCAACCATTAGGAAGGATTATTGTAAAAACAGGCCTTTTTATAGAGTTGCCTATTGGTTACGAAGCTCAAGTAAGACCTAGAAGCGGATTAGCTGCCAAAAAAGGAATTACAGTCTTGAATTCGCCAGGAACAGTTGATGCAGATTATCGTGGAGAAATTGGGGTGATTTTAGTAAATTTATCAAATGATGTTTTTGTTATCGAAAACGGAGAGCGTATTGCTCAATTAATTATTGCTAAACACGAACGCGCTGACTGGATTGAAGTAGAAGAATTGTCTGAAACATCAAGAGGCGAAGGTGGTTTTGGGAGTACAGGAGTGAAGTAA
- a CDS encoding sugar phosphate nucleotidyltransferase: MKIIVPMAGRGSRLRPHTLTIPKPLIPIAGKPIVHRLVEDIAGVLNQDIEEIAFIIHKDFGTQVEADLIAIAEKLGARGTIYYQNEALGTGHAIMCAKDSLSGPAVIAYADTLIRANFDLDQNADSVIWVKKVDQPEAFGVVNLNESNQIIELVEKPKEFVSDLAVIGIYYFKDVAVLKNELQLVLDNNIIHGGEYQINDGIKQMMAKGMVFVPGEVAEWMDCGNKNVTVETNSRMLGFLQQDGHNLVDGGVKLENATIIPPCYIAEDVVLINATVGPNVSLGKGCHVVDSTIKNSLVQTHSHIKNANLDNAMIGNHANFDGNFTSISIGDYSVLE; the protein is encoded by the coding sequence ATGAAAATAATAGTACCAATGGCTGGACGTGGTTCCAGATTAAGACCTCACACATTAACTATTCCTAAACCATTAATTCCAATTGCAGGAAAACCAATTGTACATCGTTTAGTAGAAGATATTGCGGGAGTTTTAAATCAAGATATTGAAGAAATTGCTTTTATCATTCACAAAGATTTTGGCACTCAAGTTGAAGCCGATTTAATTGCAATTGCTGAAAAGTTAGGAGCCAGAGGAACTATTTATTATCAAAACGAAGCACTTGGAACCGGGCATGCCATTATGTGTGCTAAGGATTCTTTGAGTGGCCCAGCTGTTATTGCTTATGCCGATACTTTGATTCGTGCTAATTTCGATTTGGATCAAAATGCCGATAGCGTGATTTGGGTGAAAAAAGTAGATCAACCAGAAGCTTTTGGTGTAGTAAATTTAAACGAATCAAATCAAATCATTGAATTGGTTGAAAAACCAAAAGAATTTGTCTCAGATCTTGCAGTTATTGGAATCTATTATTTCAAAGACGTTGCTGTTTTGAAAAACGAACTGCAACTCGTGTTGGACAACAATATTATTCATGGTGGTGAATACCAAATAAATGACGGAATCAAGCAAATGATGGCAAAAGGTATGGTTTTTGTACCAGGAGAAGTTGCTGAATGGATGGATTGTGGAAATAAAAATGTAACTGTTGAAACAAATTCAAGAATGTTGGGCTTTTTGCAACAAGACGGACATAATTTAGTAGACGGCGGAGTAAAATTAGAAAACGCAACAATTATTCCACCGTGTTATATTGCTGAAGATGTGGTTTTAATTAATGCAACTGTGGGTCCAAATGTGTCGTTAGGTAAAGGTTGTCATGTAGTTGATAGTACTATCAAAAACAGTTTGGTACAAACACATTCCCATATAAAAAACGCGAATTTAGACAATGCAATGATTGGAAATCACGCTAATTTTGATGGAAATTTCACCAGTATAAGCATAGGAGATTATTCGGTATTGGAATAA